A genomic stretch from Schaalia odontolytica includes:
- a CDS encoding Asp23/Gls24 family envelope stress response protein → MRGAKKLSDNVRNSAASARSLIRSHEQDDANTQKYLQVIASLHKEWDELEAQGSSSVMPRRSLMDAIAAETRHGSQVEMPETDLGPYSMSEFSLRALIRKTIDAVPGARALRSSMTHAPTSKEHRGLGVPETISCRISAHISVDSLPLLTQQVRDAVRAACRENLGVSPIVNIHIEDLHDDD, encoded by the coding sequence ATGCGTGGCGCGAAAAAGCTATCCGACAACGTCCGGAACTCGGCGGCTTCGGCACGTTCTCTTATTCGTTCGCACGAGCAAGACGATGCAAACACACAGAAGTACTTGCAGGTGATTGCATCTCTACACAAGGAATGGGATGAACTCGAGGCGCAGGGCAGCTCATCAGTGATGCCCCGTCGCTCCCTCATGGACGCCATTGCGGCCGAAACACGACACGGATCCCAGGTGGAGATGCCGGAAACGGATCTCGGCCCGTACAGCATGTCCGAGTTTTCATTGCGGGCACTGATTCGAAAGACCATCGATGCCGTGCCCGGCGCACGGGCATTGCGTTCGTCTATGACGCACGCCCCCACGAGCAAGGAGCACCGAGGCCTCGGGGTTCCTGAGACCATCTCCTGCCGGATCTCCGCGCACATCAGCGTCGACAGCCTGCCACTTCTCACTCAGCAGGTCCGCGATGCCGTTCGGGCAGCTTGTCGTGAGAACCTGGGGGTCTCGCCCATTGTCAACATTCACATTGAGGATCTCCACGATGACGACTAG
- a CDS encoding transcriptional regulator — protein sequence MTTSRSAAELVHLVTAIPGVRGIEPGLTSTLKVIGKRMQQQESQQDRFGVIIDEGTNRAIIEVGLDESRPVKEIVRDIQETVIRSLAEPDSRDDDAVNDEGSEHVDNPTGHRVTVRVQSLL from the coding sequence ATGACGACTAGCCGCTCAGCCGCCGAGCTGGTGCACCTCGTTACTGCTATTCCCGGGGTGCGAGGAATCGAACCGGGACTCACCAGCACGTTAAAGGTGATTGGTAAACGCATGCAGCAGCAGGAGTCTCAGCAGGACCGTTTCGGCGTCATCATTGACGAAGGTACGAACAGGGCCATCATCGAGGTCGGCCTCGACGAGTCTCGGCCTGTCAAAGAGATCGTGCGTGACATCCAAGAAACCGTGATCCGCTCCCTCGCCGAGCCGGACTCACGGGACGATGACGCTGTGAACGATGAAGGCTCCGAACACGTCGACAACCCTACGGGGCACCGGGTCACAGTGCGGGTCCAGTCGCTTCTCTAG
- a CDS encoding threonine aldolase family protein — protein sequence MNSSHALPNFSSDYQEGAHARVLDALVATNMEQTSGYGTDEHCERARDLIREACAAPDADVYFLVGGTQTNATVIDAILLPWQGVIAPNTGHINMHEAGIVERGGHKILDTPAVDGKINAADVERICSAWEGDGARDHMIAPALVYISQPTEYGTLYSLKELEELSAVCRKRDLKLFVDGARLAYALASPANDVTLADLARLTDVFYIGGTKCGALFGEAVVIPQRGSIRQFVTQMKQHGALLAKGRLLGVQFEALFEESLYLTIGDPAVAATARIRAALQRAGYVVTMDSPTNLTFVALDQAGHERLSRKVHYSIWETLPDGRLLARIGTSWATPEEDVAAFEQALAR from the coding sequence GTGAATTCTTCCCACGCGCTGCCGAACTTTTCCAGTGATTACCAGGAGGGGGCGCATGCCCGGGTGCTTGACGCCCTCGTTGCCACCAACATGGAACAGACCAGCGGCTACGGCACCGACGAGCACTGCGAGCGCGCCCGCGACCTGATACGCGAAGCTTGCGCCGCCCCCGACGCGGACGTGTATTTCCTGGTCGGCGGTACCCAGACAAACGCCACCGTCATCGACGCGATCCTCCTGCCCTGGCAGGGCGTCATCGCCCCGAACACCGGCCATATCAACATGCACGAGGCAGGCATCGTCGAGCGCGGCGGCCACAAGATCCTCGACACTCCGGCCGTCGACGGAAAGATCAACGCCGCCGACGTCGAACGCATCTGCTCGGCGTGGGAGGGCGACGGTGCGCGTGACCACATGATCGCCCCCGCCCTCGTCTATATTTCTCAGCCCACCGAGTACGGCACCCTGTACTCCCTGAAGGAGCTTGAGGAGCTCTCCGCGGTGTGCCGCAAGCGCGATCTGAAGCTCTTCGTCGACGGCGCGCGCCTCGCCTACGCGCTGGCCTCGCCCGCCAACGATGTGACCCTGGCCGACCTGGCGCGCCTGACCGACGTGTTCTACATCGGCGGCACCAAGTGCGGTGCGCTGTTTGGTGAGGCCGTGGTCATCCCGCAGCGCGGGTCGATCCGCCAGTTCGTCACCCAGATGAAGCAGCATGGCGCCCTCCTGGCTAAGGGGCGTCTCCTGGGCGTCCAGTTCGAAGCGCTCTTTGAGGAGAGCCTCTACCTGACCATCGGTGATCCGGCAGTGGCGGCCACAGCCCGGATCCGCGCGGCCCTCCAGCGCGCCGGATACGTGGTCACGATGGACTCGCCGACCAACCTGACGTTCGTGGCGCTGGACCAGGCCGGGCACGAGCGCCTGTCGCGCAAAGTGCATTACAGTATCTGGGAGACGCTGCCCGACGGACGCCTCCTCGCCCGCATTGGCACCTCGTGGGCGACCCCCGAGGAGGATGTGGCAGCCTTCGAGCAAGCCCTGGCGCGGTAG
- a CDS encoding class I SAM-dependent methyltransferase, whose amino-acid sequence MSTRSRGREESTKRDSREYWNKRAANFTRFATGEYEQWLMQLLALNPGEVVLDMGCATGTLAVPLARAGHHVHACDFAEAMLEILDERAAAEQLPISSHLLAWEDDWEAAGLGANSVDVAFASRSLMTEAVAPFIAKLDSAARSRAAVVVPASLPPSSDPRLLTYLGRTAKHPRNPRKVLRALRALGRVPVTASTTTFRPMRFDSFDEARSDLRRLARSEPFTVREQRLFDDYATQHLTRKVVQSPTGEDRQMWVLDYPLPVTWVFIGWRTEESEWG is encoded by the coding sequence ATGTCGACACGCAGCAGGGGCCGCGAGGAGTCCACCAAACGCGACAGCCGGGAGTACTGGAATAAACGGGCCGCTAATTTCACCCGCTTCGCAACCGGCGAGTACGAACAATGGCTCATGCAACTCCTCGCGCTCAACCCCGGCGAGGTGGTCTTGGACATGGGATGCGCAACCGGTACGCTCGCGGTCCCCCTAGCCAGGGCCGGACACCACGTCCATGCCTGCGACTTTGCCGAGGCAATGCTCGAAATCCTCGATGAACGCGCGGCAGCGGAACAACTGCCCATCTCCTCTCACCTTCTCGCGTGGGAGGACGACTGGGAGGCGGCGGGCCTGGGCGCGAACAGCGTAGATGTCGCCTTCGCCTCGCGTTCCCTCATGACCGAGGCCGTGGCACCCTTTATCGCCAAGCTTGACTCGGCGGCCCGTTCCCGTGCCGCAGTTGTTGTCCCCGCGAGCCTGCCACCCTCCTCCGACCCTCGCCTGCTCACCTACCTAGGGCGCACGGCCAAGCACCCCCGCAACCCGCGCAAGGTCCTGCGGGCTCTGCGTGCGTTGGGGCGAGTCCCCGTGACCGCCTCCACCACGACCTTCCGCCCGATGCGCTTCGATTCCTTCGACGAGGCGCGCTCCGACCTGCGTCGCCTCGCCCGCTCCGAGCCTTTCACGGTGCGCGAGCAGCGTCTCTTCGACGACTACGCGACCCAGCATCTCACGCGCAAGGTCGTTCAGTCGCCCACCGGCGAGGACCGGCAGATGTGGGTTCTCGACTACCCGCTGCCGGTCACCTGGGTGTTCATCGGGTGGCGCACGGAGGAAAGCGAGTGGGGGTAG
- the arfB gene encoding alternative ribosome rescue aminoacyl-tRNA hydrolase ArfB yields the protein MNDLRIPPGPGCPRGLLVPAGELAERFSHASGPGGQGVNTADSRVQLSLDLGSTSALNDKQRERALSVLRERLTGTVLTITAAETRSQRRNRAAARERLGEILRAALTPPIPRRVTKPTRASKLRRLDAKKRRSELKARRRRPDWQ from the coding sequence ATGAACGATCTGCGTATACCTCCCGGGCCGGGCTGCCCGCGCGGCCTTCTTGTGCCCGCGGGGGAGCTGGCCGAGCGCTTCTCTCACGCCTCGGGCCCCGGAGGGCAGGGGGTCAACACCGCGGACTCGCGGGTACAGCTCAGCCTGGACCTTGGATCGACGAGCGCCCTCAACGACAAGCAGCGCGAGCGTGCCCTGTCGGTGCTCCGCGAGCGACTCACCGGAACCGTCCTCACGATCACGGCCGCCGAGACTCGTTCCCAGCGCCGCAACCGCGCCGCCGCGCGCGAGCGCCTCGGCGAGATCCTGCGGGCGGCGCTGACTCCGCCGATCCCGCGGCGTGTCACGAAGCCGACGCGCGCGTCCAAACTGCGTCGCCTGGATGCCAAGAAGAGGCGCTCGGAACTCAAGGCTCGCAGGCGCCGCCCCGACTGGCAGTAG
- a CDS encoding uracil-DNA glycosylase family protein, whose amino-acid sequence MTPEITDPAVLAIAEEIAADPANASFTKRGVGPLFYAGPQCRIMIVGQAPGRVAEETGIVWNDRSGDRLRDWMGIDRDTFYHSGKLAIVPMDFYFPGTGKSGDLPPRKDFAHKWHPRLLALMPNLEMTILVGAYATRRYLHLPSSASLTEVVRGYKQYLPAYFPLVHPSPRNQMWMKKNPWFAADVLPDLKARVANLLA is encoded by the coding sequence ATGACGCCAGAGATCACCGACCCAGCTGTCCTCGCAATCGCCGAGGAGATCGCCGCAGACCCGGCCAACGCCTCGTTCACGAAGCGAGGCGTGGGGCCGCTGTTCTACGCGGGGCCTCAGTGCCGCATCATGATCGTCGGTCAGGCACCCGGGCGAGTCGCCGAAGAGACCGGCATCGTGTGGAACGACCGCAGCGGCGACCGGCTGCGCGACTGGATGGGTATCGACCGCGACACCTTCTATCACTCGGGCAAACTCGCCATCGTTCCCATGGACTTCTACTTCCCGGGCACTGGCAAGAGCGGCGACCTGCCACCGCGCAAGGACTTCGCCCACAAGTGGCACCCGCGCCTGCTCGCCCTCATGCCGAACCTGGAGATGACGATCCTCGTCGGAGCTTACGCGACGAGACGCTACCTGCACCTGCCCTCCTCGGCTTCCCTGACGGAGGTCGTGCGCGGCTACAAGCAGTATCTACCCGCCTACTTCCCACTGGTCCACCCCTCGCCGCGCAACCAGATGTGGATGAAGAAGAACCCCTGGTTCGCCGCCGACGTGCTGCCAGACCTGAAAGCGCGCGTCGCCAACCTGCTCGCCTGA
- a CDS encoding alpha/beta hydrolase, with translation MSVIAASVAITISLFGLAGLTSSALNRSGHGQKDPSPVSYEEDGTTSAFSAPSELAGSIQQITYEQAYEGVTYEKEALVYVPASYTPGVPANIVYLTHGWWGTADGLTEGVAPIVDQLTSVGAIAPTIVVFASYYPDRSFATEDYEDDYALNRFFATTEIDTLIEAVESRYTTYAHGDTSDESLRASRRHRAFGGFSMGATTTWDVFSMRPQYFYGYLPMAGESWIGHETDADTDQIAELIAAGVERAHFGPQDFRILASVGSDDPALWDMMPQLTQLQSDYPDLMTDASLQLWIDEGESHSMTSVANQVAHDLPLLFPPA, from the coding sequence ATGAGCGTTATCGCCGCGTCGGTTGCGATCACAATCTCACTGTTTGGCCTCGCGGGCCTGACGTCGAGCGCCCTCAATCGCTCCGGGCACGGCCAGAAGGACCCCTCCCCCGTCTCCTACGAGGAGGACGGCACGACCTCCGCCTTTTCCGCCCCCTCGGAGCTCGCGGGGTCGATCCAACAGATCACGTACGAGCAGGCCTATGAGGGCGTGACCTACGAGAAGGAGGCCCTCGTCTACGTGCCCGCGTCCTACACGCCGGGGGTTCCCGCGAACATCGTCTATCTGACGCACGGATGGTGGGGCACAGCCGACGGTCTGACCGAGGGCGTGGCCCCCATCGTCGATCAGCTGACCTCCGTGGGGGCCATCGCTCCCACGATCGTCGTGTTTGCGAGCTACTACCCGGATCGCTCCTTCGCGACTGAGGACTACGAGGACGACTACGCACTCAATCGCTTCTTCGCGACGACCGAGATCGACACGCTCATCGAGGCGGTTGAGTCTCGCTACACGACGTACGCGCACGGGGACACCTCGGACGAGTCTCTGCGCGCCTCGCGCAGGCACCGCGCCTTTGGCGGCTTCTCGATGGGCGCGACGACCACATGGGACGTCTTTTCGATGAGGCCACAGTACTTCTACGGCTACCTGCCGATGGCAGGAGAGTCGTGGATCGGGCACGAGACGGACGCCGACACCGACCAGATCGCTGAGCTGATTGCCGCGGGGGTCGAGCGCGCGCACTTCGGTCCGCAGGACTTCCGGATTCTCGCTTCGGTGGGGTCCGACGATCCCGCACTGTGGGACATGATGCCCCAGCTGACGCAGCTGCAATCCGACTATCCCGACCTGATGACAGACGCAAGCCTGCAGCTGTGGATCGACGAGGGAGAAAGCCACTCCATGACCTCGGTTGCCAACCAGGTCGCCCACGACCTGCCGCTCCTTTTCCCGCCCGCGTAG
- the hemQ gene encoding hydrogen peroxide-dependent heme synthase, whose protein sequence is MDTYDAIMLLSYGGPNGPDDVLPFMRNATRGRGIPDERLLQVAAHYKRFGGVSPINACNQRLIADLSAELGRRGHDIPVGWGNRNWHPFVAEGLDELAQAGARRILVLPTSAYASYSGCRQYREDLAEAADALRDKWGTIVLGAEDSADNPDADIILDKVRPYYSTPGMASAQITSVRRAWEALAARGVDTSGIRLIFVTHSIPVSMEAGSSPFPFRPSTDEAAAASDGHVEQQGSAASSEAGTSASEISYVAQHHALIQAIMPELRRILGRADLGYDLVYCSRSGPPQARWLEPDINDFLEDIAADANPLTGTVVVPIGFICDHMEVVYDLDTEAKETAARLGIPYERADTVATDPAFVSSLVDVLEERAAQARGEQPVPVTVTSTGPFHTVCPSDCCLSPARPGHASSPGASAHPGTAHAPHSSGAPARAAGQTATPQEDSMSTPHPHAVVPPQQNPENPGHPAGVPDRVGEHAARHQARHAGTEATPHSHAAHARVTDPRDATGVDFDEVNNKQHYALYSVFALGESLPADDGERGRIIAESLDYVKGAGAEIRGFYDVSGFRAEADLMVWWLDDDPEVLQDAYHRLRASALGKFLDPVWSCMGLHTPAEFNKRHIPACFGGVAPRDWAMVYPFVRSYDWYLKAPEERARIMAEHGRNGFAHYPDVKGSTLSAFGFSDYEWVLAFEADSLDRLEGVMHAQRYTEARLYVREDTPFFTGPRVSLGEWAERQPRA, encoded by the coding sequence ATGGATACCTACGACGCGATCATGCTGCTGTCCTACGGTGGACCGAACGGCCCGGACGACGTCCTGCCGTTCATGCGCAACGCCACGCGCGGTCGCGGAATCCCGGATGAGCGTCTGCTCCAGGTCGCTGCGCACTACAAGCGCTTCGGCGGCGTCTCGCCCATCAATGCCTGCAACCAGCGCCTGATCGCCGACCTGTCCGCGGAGCTCGGCAGGCGCGGGCACGACATTCCCGTCGGGTGGGGAAATCGCAACTGGCACCCCTTTGTTGCCGAAGGCCTCGACGAGCTCGCCCAGGCGGGTGCCCGGCGCATCCTCGTCCTGCCCACCTCCGCCTACGCCTCGTACTCGGGATGCCGCCAGTATCGCGAAGACCTCGCGGAGGCCGCGGACGCCCTGCGCGACAAGTGGGGGACGATCGTACTAGGGGCAGAAGACAGCGCCGATAACCCCGACGCTGACATCATCCTGGACAAGGTCCGTCCCTACTACTCGACCCCCGGCATGGCGAGCGCGCAGATCACATCCGTTCGGCGCGCGTGGGAGGCCCTCGCGGCGCGCGGCGTCGATACCTCCGGGATTCGCCTGATCTTCGTCACCCACTCCATCCCAGTGAGCATGGAGGCAGGGTCCTCGCCCTTCCCCTTCCGTCCCTCAACTGACGAGGCCGCGGCAGCCTCGGACGGTCACGTCGAGCAGCAGGGGAGTGCGGCGTCGTCGGAAGCGGGAACCTCGGCAAGCGAAATCAGCTACGTCGCCCAGCACCACGCCCTCATCCAAGCGATCATGCCGGAGCTGAGGCGCATCCTCGGGCGCGCCGATCTGGGCTACGACCTCGTGTATTGCTCGCGGTCGGGACCCCCGCAGGCCCGCTGGCTTGAGCCTGATATCAACGATTTCCTCGAGGATATCGCGGCCGACGCGAACCCGCTGACCGGTACTGTCGTCGTCCCCATTGGCTTCATCTGCGACCACATGGAGGTCGTCTACGACCTCGATACCGAGGCGAAGGAGACCGCCGCACGCCTGGGGATCCCCTACGAGCGTGCAGACACCGTCGCGACGGATCCGGCCTTCGTGTCCTCCCTGGTCGACGTGCTCGAAGAGCGCGCCGCTCAGGCGCGAGGCGAGCAGCCCGTGCCCGTCACCGTGACGAGTACCGGCCCCTTCCACACCGTCTGCCCGAGCGACTGCTGCCTCTCCCCGGCACGCCCCGGCCACGCCTCGTCCCCTGGTGCCAGCGCCCACCCCGGCACCGCACACGCCCCTCATTCTTCCGGCGCGCCCGCCCGAGCCGCCGGTCAAACAGCCACACCCCAGGAGGACTCTATGTCTACCCCGCATCCCCACGCCGTCGTGCCGCCCCAGCAGAACCCGGAGAACCCGGGACATCCCGCGGGAGTGCCGGACCGTGTCGGTGAGCACGCCGCGCGCCACCAGGCCCGCCATGCGGGCACCGAGGCGACGCCCCACTCGCACGCCGCTCACGCCCGTGTCACCGACCCGCGCGACGCGACGGGCGTCGACTTCGACGAGGTCAACAACAAGCAGCACTACGCCCTCTACTCCGTGTTTGCGCTCGGCGAGTCCCTGCCCGCCGACGACGGCGAGCGCGGCCGCATTATCGCCGAGTCCCTGGACTACGTGAAGGGCGCGGGCGCGGAAATTCGCGGCTTCTACGACGTGTCCGGCTTCCGCGCCGAGGCAGACCTGATGGTGTGGTGGCTCGACGACGATCCCGAGGTCCTGCAGGACGCCTACCACCGCCTGCGCGCCAGCGCGCTCGGCAAGTTCCTGGATCCCGTGTGGTCCTGCATGGGCCTGCACACCCCCGCCGAGTTCAACAAGCGCCACATTCCCGCTTGCTTCGGCGGCGTCGCCCCCCGCGACTGGGCGATGGTCTACCCCTTCGTGCGCTCCTACGACTGGTATCTCAAGGCCCCCGAAGAGCGCGCCCGCATCATGGCCGAACACGGCCGCAACGGCTTCGCGCACTACCCGGACGTCAAGGGCTCGACCCTGTCCGCCTTCGGCTTCTCCGACTACGAGTGGGTGCTCGCGTTCGAGGCAGACAGCCTGGACCGCCTGGAGGGCGTCATGCACGCCCAGCGCTACACCGAGGCGCGTCTCTACGTGCGTGAGGACACCCCGTTCTTCACGGGTCCGCGCGTGAGCCTCGGCGAGTGGGCGGAGCGCCAGCCCCGCGCATAG
- a CDS encoding ABC transporter ATP-binding protein — protein MSHPHAPGLDARGIRKSYGTHEVLRGVDLRVEPGQVLGLLGRNGAGKSTLITILCGLRRADSRTASICGQRPASADAARSIGYAPQELGIYPDLNVTQNLAAFGELHGLGRREAASRAGEVIDLLGLTEKRGQRASHLSGGQQRRLHAGMAIMHRPRLVFMDEPTVGADVEARSQILRAVRRLADDGAAVVYTSHYLAEFEELGSDIAILNEGRIVASGTLEAIVSHHARAEVTLEFDRPIPSIDGWSADDRHLRLIGDEADPGSRIGEALASPALEGARLTDVRVMQASLHNAYLQIVKESDHVAA, from the coding sequence GTGTCGCACCCACACGCTCCGGGCCTGGACGCCCGGGGAATCCGCAAGAGCTACGGCACTCACGAAGTCCTGCGCGGGGTCGACCTGCGCGTCGAACCCGGTCAGGTCCTCGGACTACTCGGACGAAACGGAGCGGGCAAGTCCACGCTCATCACGATCCTGTGCGGACTGCGCCGCGCCGACTCGAGGACCGCATCCATCTGCGGCCAGCGCCCCGCATCCGCCGATGCCGCACGGTCAATCGGATACGCACCCCAGGAGCTGGGCATCTACCCCGACCTGAACGTCACCCAGAATCTGGCTGCCTTCGGCGAGCTGCACGGACTCGGTCGACGCGAGGCGGCCTCGCGCGCGGGCGAGGTCATAGACCTCCTCGGCCTCACAGAGAAGCGAGGGCAGCGCGCCTCGCACCTGTCGGGCGGACAGCAACGCAGGCTCCACGCGGGCATGGCGATCATGCACCGCCCGCGCCTGGTGTTCATGGACGAGCCGACCGTCGGCGCGGACGTGGAGGCGCGCAGCCAGATCCTGCGCGCAGTCCGCCGGCTCGCCGACGACGGAGCGGCCGTCGTATACACCTCGCACTACCTCGCCGAGTTTGAGGAGCTTGGCTCCGACATCGCGATCCTGAACGAGGGGCGCATCGTCGCGAGCGGCACGCTCGAAGCGATCGTATCTCACCACGCGCGCGCCGAGGTCACGCTCGAGTTCGATCGCCCCATCCCCTCGATCGACGGGTGGAGCGCCGACGACAGGCACCTCCGACTCATCGGGGACGAGGCCGACCCAGGTTCGCGGATCGGCGAAGCCTTGGCCTCGCCCGCCCTCGAAGGCGCGCGCCTGACGGACGTGCGCGTCATGCAGGCGAGCCTGCACAACGCGTATCTGCAGATCGTCAAGGAGAGTGACCATGTCGCGGCTTAA
- a CDS encoding TetR/AcrR family transcriptional regulator: MPSSRQRALSRDIILSTALDVVDEEGLSALSLRSLGKRLGVSQAAFYRHFPDKAALLEGIAEQVWRLTFESFLDRVNTGAVDSASKPTHEASEPTEGAPASPLMTYMRAYAHCLASTLRSHPGAVMLLLTHPMSTPEQLSLLARVFVTLARRGFTPNADMLGLVNAVSIYTTAFIAAEVVPPVGGSPEQPADLSAASAALDPEDAQALRPLIEDLLDGRYDFNAQFERGLEAILRGWS, translated from the coding sequence ATGCCGTCGTCACGCCAGCGCGCGCTATCGCGAGACATCATCTTGTCGACCGCGCTCGACGTGGTCGACGAGGAGGGGCTCTCCGCTTTGTCTCTGCGGTCTTTGGGAAAGCGTCTCGGCGTCTCCCAGGCCGCTTTTTATCGTCATTTCCCCGACAAGGCGGCCCTCCTGGAGGGCATTGCCGAGCAGGTCTGGCGCCTCACGTTCGAGTCGTTCCTGGACCGCGTGAACACCGGGGCGGTCGATTCAGCTTCAAAGCCCACGCACGAGGCGTCGGAGCCGACCGAAGGTGCCCCCGCCTCGCCCCTGATGACCTACATGCGCGCCTACGCGCATTGCCTGGCATCAACGCTGCGCTCCCACCCGGGCGCGGTCATGCTTCTGCTCACGCACCCGATGTCGACGCCCGAGCAGCTCTCGCTCCTGGCGCGCGTATTCGTGACGCTGGCCCGGCGCGGCTTCACGCCGAATGCGGACATGCTGGGGCTGGTCAACGCGGTGTCGATCTACACGACGGCGTTCATCGCCGCCGAGGTCGTTCCGCCCGTGGGCGGCTCCCCCGAACAGCCCGCCGACCTGTCGGCCGCGAGCGCCGCGCTCGACCCCGAGGACGCGCAGGCGCTACGCCCGCTCATCGAGGATCTCCTGGACGGCCGCTACGACTTTAACGCTCAGTTTGAGCGGGGCCTGGAGGCGATCCTGCGCGGCTGGAGCTGA
- a CDS encoding glycosyltransferase, giving the protein MVARSRMGGPWSRAQRVARAFRDAGHEAVLAWGDDGNCVDPIAPALEIPVPSPLGLPEAIARHTFPLASRLGLMGRKPVRSFEEVLWLTGALDERYTRAAVDALRAHIRTARPDVVYSEFSLATVIAARAEGIPCVGSGSQPTTASYASNPRNSAGIRRLLREMGMPAPASSLTILEGVRRRFILSCPTLEPRAGERAVYCGFLDEPPVLTATPRDCVLVYLGAGSVPAGVAVRTGRELAEALGCDVYVAGVAEAIHAVGDQEVTCAPRFDVADLLPRARVFVHHGGQNSMMDALSYEVPQVIVPGRVFERQFNAEAVENVRCGLTVREPKPALIARAARTLVDEPVLTSGIRGLRAELSSLGGVARIVREVEELVG; this is encoded by the coding sequence ATGGTTGCCCGCTCGCGGATGGGTGGACCGTGGTCGCGCGCGCAGCGCGTCGCACGTGCGTTCCGCGACGCTGGCCATGAGGCCGTGCTCGCGTGGGGAGACGACGGAAACTGCGTTGATCCCATTGCTCCCGCGCTTGAGATTCCGGTGCCCTCACCCCTCGGCCTTCCCGAGGCCATCGCGCGCCACACCTTCCCCCTGGCCTCGCGCCTCGGCCTCATGGGCCGCAAGCCCGTGCGCAGCTTCGAGGAGGTCCTCTGGCTGACCGGTGCCCTCGACGAGCGCTACACGCGCGCCGCTGTCGACGCACTTCGCGCCCACATACGCACCGCGCGCCCCGACGTCGTCTACTCCGAATTCAGTCTCGCCACCGTCATCGCCGCACGCGCCGAGGGCATCCCGTGCGTGGGCAGCGGCTCGCAGCCGACGACCGCCTCCTACGCTTCCAACCCGCGCAACTCCGCAGGAATTCGACGCCTGCTGCGCGAGATGGGAATGCCCGCCCCGGCCTCGTCCCTGACAATCCTCGAGGGGGTGCGGCGCCGCTTCATCCTGAGCTGCCCGACCCTGGAGCCGCGGGCGGGGGAGCGGGCCGTCTACTGCGGGTTCCTGGACGAGCCGCCCGTACTGACGGCCACGCCGCGCGATTGTGTCCTCGTTTACCTCGGCGCGGGCAGCGTCCCCGCGGGCGTGGCCGTGCGCACCGGACGGGAGCTCGCCGAGGCCCTCGGATGCGACGTCTACGTCGCGGGCGTGGCCGAGGCCATCCACGCTGTGGGGGACCAGGAGGTGACCTGCGCGCCCCGCTTCGACGTCGCCGATCTCCTGCCACGTGCCCGCGTTTTCGTGCACCACGGCGGGCAAAACTCGATGATGGACGCTCTGTCCTACGAAGTTCCCCAGGTGATAGTCCCGGGGCGCGTCTTTGAGCGCCAATTCAACGCCGAGGCCGTGGAAAACGTGCGCTGCGGCCTGACCGTGCGCGAGCCCAAGCCGGCGCTCATCGCACGCGCTGCCCGCACCCTCGTCGACGAGCCTGTCCTGACCTCGGGAATCCGAGGGCTGCGCGCGGAACTGTCCTCGCTCGGCGGAGTCGCGCGCATCGTGCGCGAGGTTGAGGAGCTGGTCGGTTAG
- a CDS encoding GNAT family N-acetyltransferase, with amino-acid sequence MRYVAMVALTGGVELLVRNAVASDARALRETMRRTHSETDYLLSYPDEQGTDEEREARSLAETERSDDGVELVAVVDGKIVGSAGVAAVGGRRKVAHRARFGISVLQEYWGMGIGRVLMESCIDCARRAGYTQLELDVVADNERAMSLYRRAGFEECGRNPRGYWSSSTGFQELVHMRLEL; translated from the coding sequence ATGAGATATGTTGCGATGGTGGCATTGACAGGTGGGGTGGAGCTCCTTGTGCGGAATGCCGTCGCCTCGGACGCCCGGGCGCTGCGCGAGACCATGCGCCGCACGCATTCGGAGACCGACTACCTGCTGTCCTACCCGGATGAGCAGGGCACTGACGAGGAGCGGGAGGCACGCTCTCTGGCGGAAACGGAACGTAGTGATGATGGGGTTGAGCTCGTCGCCGTCGTCGATGGGAAGATCGTGGGCAGCGCTGGAGTTGCGGCGGTGGGTGGTAGGCGCAAGGTGGCTCACCGGGCGCGTTTCGGGATCAGCGTGCTCCAGGAGTATTGGGGGATGGGGATCGGCCGAGTGCTTATGGAATCGTGCATCGATTGTGCGCGCCGGGCGGGCTACACCCAGCTCGAGCTCGATGTGGTGGCAGACAATGAGCGAGCGATGTCCCTGTATCGGCGCGCGGGGTTCGAGGAGTGCGGGCGCAACCCCCGGGGCTATTGGTCCTCGTCCACGGGGTTCCAGGAGCTCGTGCACATGAGGCTCGAACTGTAG